Genomic segment of Rhodococcus rhodochrous:
AGCAGGTTGCCGGTGGTCGACGAGAACTGCAGACCGCACCGCAGCGTGCGTTCGCCGGCCGCCCAGCCCGCCTCGCCGGGGTTGATGAGGCCGATGCTGAACTTGCCGTGCGGGTCGAACCGGCCGTCGAGATAGTCCATCGCGGCGGGTGCGCACTGCTCGTCGCGCAGCTCGGTGAAACGCGTGACCGACGGGAAGCGCGATCCCGGTCCCCATTCGGTGCCGGGATACAGGCTCAGGTCGATGTCGGCGACCACCTCGAACAGATGCGTCTCGGCGCAGTCGACCTTCGCGAGGTCGCTCGCGTCGAGAGCACTCCAGGTCAGGCAGTCGCCGGCGGTGGCGGTACCGAACGCTTCCCCCGCGACCGCGCCGGTCGTGCTGATGCCGGCGCCGGCGCTGTCGTCCCCACCGTCGGCGCCCTGGAACCCCGCGACGACGAACGTCGCGATCGCCGCCAGGACGGCACCGGCTGCGACGAGCACGAGGGCGCGTCGGGTCAACCGCGCCGAGGGCGGGCGCCGGTCGGGCTTGGGCTTGTTGTCTTCGGCCATCACTTCCATCATGCCTGTTCGAGTGGACGCAGGTAGTTTCGGCTCATGGCCGACGACCCGATCGATCCCGAGATTCTCGAGATCGCCAAGCAGACCTTCGACGCCGCCCGCCGGGGAGACGTCGAGACCCTCACCGCGTACGTCGATGCCGGGGTACCGGTGAACCTCACCAACGAGACCGGCGACACGCTGCTCATGCTGGCGTCCTACCACGGTCATGCCGAGGCCGTACAGGCCCTGGTCGAGCGGGGAGCCGACGTGAACCGGCTCAACGACCGCGGCCAGTCACCTCTCGCGGGGGCGGTCTTCAAGGGCGTCGAGGCGGTCGTGCGGGCACTCGCCGAGGCCGGTGCCGACCCGCGTCACGGGCACCCCACCGCGGAGGACACAGCGAAGATGTTCGGGCGCGACGACTACCTGGAACTCTGGCAGCGGTAGGCTTCGATTCCGTGATCGACCTCAAGTTCCTCCGCGAGAATCCCGACGCCGTCCGCGAGTCGCAGCGCATGCGGGGAGAGGACCCGGGCCTCGTCGACGTGCTGCTCGAGGCCGACGCCTCCCGTCGCGCCGCTGTCCTCGCCGGCGACAACGCACGCGCCGAGCAGAAGGCCCTGGGCAAGAAGGTCGGCAAGGCGTCCCCCGAGGAGCGCCCCGCGCTGCTCGACGGCGCCAAGGAGCTGGCCGCGAAGGTCAAGGAACTCGAGGCCGAGCAGCACGCCGCGCAGGAGGCCTTCGATCGCGCGCACCTCGCGATCTCCAACGTCGTGCAGGACGGCGTGCCCGCCGGCGGCGAGGACGACTTCGTCACGCTCGAGACCGTCGGCGAGCTGCCCACCTTCGACTTCGAACCCAAGGACCACCTCGCGCTCGGCGAGTCGCTCGGGCTCATCGACATGGAGCGCGGCGCCAAGGTCTCCGGTGCCCGGTTCTACTTCCTCACCGGCTACGGCGCGCTGCTCCAGCTGGGCCTGCTGCAGCTGGCCGCCCAGAAGGCCACCGCGAACGGGTTCACCATGATGATCCCGCCCGTGCTCGTGCGTCCCGAGGTGATGCAGGGCACCGGCTTCCTCGGCCAGCACGCCGACGAGGTGTACCGGCTCGAGGAGGACGACCTCTACCTTGTGGGCACCTCCGAGGTGCCGCTCGCGGGCTACCACTCGGGCGAGATCCTCGACCTGTCGAAGGGCCCGAAGCGCTACGCAGGCTGGTCGTCGTGCTTCCGTCGCGAGGCGGGCAGCTACGGCAAGGACACCCGCGGCATCATCCGCGTGCACCAGTTCGACAAGGTCGAGATGTTCGTCTACTGCCGCCCCGAGGAGGCCGCGGCGGAGCACGAGCGTCTGCTGGCCTGGGAGCGCGACATGCTCGCCGCCATCGACGTGCCGTACCGCGTCATCGACGTCGCGGCCGGCGATCTCGGGTCGTCGGCGTCCCGCAAGTTCGACTGCGAGGCCTGGGTGCCCACGCAGGAGCGCTACCGCGAGCTCACATCGACGTCGAACTGCACGACCTTCCAGGCGCGTCGCCTCAACATCCGGTACCGCGACGAGAACGGCAAGCCGCAGACCGCCGCGACCCTCAACGGCACGCTCGCGACCACCCGCTGGCTCGTGGCGCTGCTCGAGAACCACCAGCAGGCCGACGGTTCGGTGAAGGTGCCCGAGGCTCTCGTCCCGTTCGTGGGACGCGAGGTGCTCGAACCCGCCGGTTGATCTCCGCGTCGTAGAACGGCTCCCCGTCACGCCGGCTGTGGCGGGGAGCCGTACTCGTACGCCGACCCCTCTTGCGAAGGACCCGCGACTCCGCGGGTCCTCGTTTTTGTTTCGGACGCGAAAACAAGTCCCCTCTCGTATTACGAGATAGTGTCACGCATTGCAGATCGCCAGCTGCCGTCTTAGCTTCGAATCGACCAATCAGGATCGATCGGACGGAGTCGGATGCGCACACGATCGGTATCGATGCTTCTCGCCGTCGCCGGCACCGGAACCCTTCTCGTCGCCTGGGCTCTCGCTGTGGCAAGCGGTTTCGTGTCCCGCGACTCCGTTCCCTATCCGTGGGAAGTGGCATCCCGGATCCCCGGGCTCGTCACCGATTCCGAGTTCCTGACCGGCCTCGCCGACACGATCTGGTCGTGGTTCGCGGCACTCGTCCTCGCGTCCCTCGCCGCGATCGTCTGTGGAACCGTGATCGGCACCGTTCGCCGGCTCTCGGCACCCGCGATGATCGTGGTGGACGCATTCCGGTCCATCCCCGCCACCGCTCTCATTCCGATCGCCATCCTTCTCTTCGGCCTCGGAATCGAGATGAAGGTCGCGGTCGCCGGGTTCGCCACCTTCTGGATCGTGCTGATCAACACGGTGTACGGCGTCGCCACCGTCGAGCCGATGCGCCTGGACGCCGCTCGTTCGATGCGGTGGAGTTGGATGCGGACCCGGATGCTCGTCACCCTGCCGAGTGCGCTGCCCTCCATCGTCACCGGGATCCGTATCGCCTCGGGCACAACGCTCGTCGTGGTTCTCAGTACCGAGCTGCTCGGTGCGAAATCCGGGGTGGGGACGTTGCTCGTCCAGTACCAACAGGCCCTCCGCACGGACATCATGTTCGCGGGGACGTTGATCGTCGGAGTACTCGGTGTCGCTCT
This window contains:
- a CDS encoding septum formation family protein, producing MEVMAEDNKPKPDRRPPSARLTRRALVLVAAGAVLAAIATFVVAGFQGADGGDDSAGAGISTTGAVAGEAFGTATAGDCLTWSALDASDLAKVDCAETHLFEVVADIDLSLYPGTEWGPGSRFPSVTRFTELRDEQCAPAAMDYLDGRFDPHGKFSIGLINPGEAGWAAGERTLRCGLQFSSTTGNLLPIKGRVADQDQSRAWDVGVCIGINNGVPADPVECSKPHAFEVVAVVDLGGQFPGGLPSIEDQDGYLEETCTRLVNEYLGDPEALRNKTLTLFWDNLDYDSWLAGSRKVNCSIGKQVEGGGFSSITGSAKGDILIDGQPPVPPPPVPEGRSLPTPLPGAVPLPGS
- a CDS encoding ankyrin repeat domain-containing protein translates to MADDPIDPEILEIAKQTFDAARRGDVETLTAYVDAGVPVNLTNETGDTLLMLASYHGHAEAVQALVERGADVNRLNDRGQSPLAGAVFKGVEAVVRALAEAGADPRHGHPTAEDTAKMFGRDDYLELWQR
- the serS gene encoding serine--tRNA ligase, with the translated sequence MIDLKFLRENPDAVRESQRMRGEDPGLVDVLLEADASRRAAVLAGDNARAEQKALGKKVGKASPEERPALLDGAKELAAKVKELEAEQHAAQEAFDRAHLAISNVVQDGVPAGGEDDFVTLETVGELPTFDFEPKDHLALGESLGLIDMERGAKVSGARFYFLTGYGALLQLGLLQLAAQKATANGFTMMIPPVLVRPEVMQGTGFLGQHADEVYRLEEDDLYLVGTSEVPLAGYHSGEILDLSKGPKRYAGWSSCFRREAGSYGKDTRGIIRVHQFDKVEMFVYCRPEEAAAEHERLLAWERDMLAAIDVPYRVIDVAAGDLGSSASRKFDCEAWVPTQERYRELTSTSNCTTFQARRLNIRYRDENGKPQTAATLNGTLATTRWLVALLENHQQADGSVKVPEALVPFVGREVLEPAG
- a CDS encoding ABC transporter permease encodes the protein MRTRSVSMLLAVAGTGTLLVAWALAVASGFVSRDSVPYPWEVASRIPGLVTDSEFLTGLADTIWSWFAALVLASLAAIVCGTVIGTVRRLSAPAMIVVDAFRSIPATALIPIAILLFGLGIEMKVAVAGFATFWIVLINTVYGVATVEPMRLDAARSMRWSWMRTRMLVTLPSALPSIVTGIRIASGTTLVVVLSTELLGAKSGVGTLLVQYQQALRTDIMFAGTLIVGVLGVALYSAVTHIERKALTWVYQ